Genomic DNA from Hymenobacter jejuensis:
GGCATGTTCTGCGCCAGCGCAAAGTTGGGATAGAGGTACACAAAATCGCGGGCCCGATCCGAAGCCACAAACCCGAGTGCGCCGGTGGTAGCGTTGTAATCGTAGTCGTCGATGTTGTTCAAAAAGCTGCTGACCGGCGCGCGCTGCTTGGTGCTGATGGTGTAGCGGTAGAGGCTACGCACTCCGCTTTCTTCGCCCAAATACAGAAAATCATCGTCGGAAATCGCGCGGGGCCGGCCTTCGTTTGAAATCGTACTTACCAGAGATTCAACGGGTTGGGTGCGACCGTCGAGGTGATACAAGAACAGGTCGTAGTTATTGACAACGCTGCCGAAGCTGCCTTTGGCCGTGCCAGCCGAGTCGAGCCAACGGTTGGAACTGAAGACAATACCCTGGCCGTTGGGCAGAAATACGGGCTGCACGTCGTCGAATACATCGTTGGTCAGCTTTTCCGGCGTGCGGCTGCCGGCCCGAAGCAAGTACAAGTCATTCTGCCCGTTACGTACGCCACTGAATACCAACGCCTTACCATCCGACGAATAGCTCAGGTCCAGAATCTGGGAGAAGGGCTGGAAGATGGACGTGCTGCGCTTGAACGACGGAAAGATCTCGCGCACTTTGCTCAAAAACGTAACCACGTTACCATCAGCTGATTGTAGATGCAGCGCCATCTCGCCTCGCTCCGATTCGGCGATGGCTACTTGGCCATTGCCGCGCCACGCCAGTACGGGCAACCGCTTTTCTACTTCCTGATCGGGCGTTTTGTAGCCGCCACGAGCAATCACGTGCTTGCCCGACCCGTCGCGGTTGGCAACGAGCACGCGGTAGCGACCCTGCTCATTGGACACGTAAGCCAGGCGCTGGCCGTTGGGGCTTAGCACCGACTGCGAATACAAAACGTTTTTGCGGTTGCTGCCCGTCAGCTCCGTTTTCTCGTCTGGCAATACAAAAGCCGTTTGCGGCTGCGCGTTGAGCTGGCGGTAGTAGGTCAGCCAGTCTTTCAGAAACACTTTATACGGCACGTTCAGCGAGCTGCTGATTCCTACTTCCACGTCGCGCGTGATGCGCGTCAGGTTCAGAATGTTCTGGATGGTGGTGTAGCCGTAACGCTCCGCGATGTAGTTCCAGATGCTTTGGCCCGCCAGCTGCGGATTGCGCAGGAAGAACGGCGCCGTGCGAGTGCCTTCGTTTTTCTTCACCATGTCGCGCATGTAGTCGTCCATCTCCACGCTCCACCCTTCGGCGGCGTAGTTGGAAGCGCCCCCGATAAACCAATCGGGGAGTTGTAGCAGGTAGCTGCTCTGGATGACTTCCTTCAGCGAGCCGCCGTACATCATGTCGTTGAGCAGCACGCGCGTCACTTGGTAGCTCAGGTCGCGCTTAAACTGCGTCTGCTGGCCCTGAAACGCGATTTGCACCTTGCTCATGCGCAGCAGGGCCGTTTCGCCGCCCGTTTGGTACTTATCCGTATCGAGGCCCACGTTGCTCTGCCGCTGGTCGCCCACCGAGTTAAAGAGCATGATGGTGGTCTTCGAATAGGGGTAGTAGCCGATCAGCGAGGTAATGCGCTGGAGCTCCTTTTCGGCGTAGTCGGCGGCCCGGCGGGCGATGGTTTCGCCGCCAGCGTAGTAATAAATGTTAAAGTTCTGTGTACTAAGTAGTTGCCAATTAAACTCCTTGTACTGAATTCGCACCCGGCCAAACGGCTCCTGGGCCGTTTGGGCTTGCGCCTTGCTCCCCGGCAGGAGCAACCCAAGCACCAGCGCAACGGGCGTGGCCAAACGTCCGATGCGGCGCAACATAGAATAGGATAAGTGCTTCATAAAAACGCTGAAAGCGAAACCTCAGAGAGAAATGCCGACCGACGAGCGGGCAGCTATGTACAACGCAGAATACCGTAAAATATTGACCTCAGGCCACAGCTCTTTCTCGGTGTTTTCCAGCACGTTGGCGAAGTGAGCTGCCAGTAGCGGAGCCACCATAATGCCCTTGGAGCCGAGGCCATTGAATATACTCACATTTGGCATTGCCGGATGCATGCCAAGCAGGGGTTTTCGGTCCTGCACCGCGGGCCGTACCCCGGCCCGTTGGTCCGTCACCACGAAGGGCAAATCGGTGATCTGGCGCAAGCGCTGAACCAGCTCGGCACGGGCTTCTTCGGTAATGCCTTCTTTGAACGGAGGCCAGCGGTAGGTGGCGCCTACGCGAAAGCTTCCGTTGCCCAAAGGCACTACGTAAGCGCCCTTGTTCAAGACCATTGTCTCCGTCAAACCGTTGCATTGCACGTCCAGCACTTCGCCCGGATTGGGCCGGATGGGCAACCAGTTAAAATAGGGATTTCGAGCGGCTGTAGCCCCTTCGCAACAGATGAAATGGCTTGCGCGCACTTCGCCGGCGTACGTGACTTCAGTTGCGTCTACAACAAGCTGCTCCCAATCAAAAGTTTCGGCGCGCAGCCAGCCCTGCTGCTGGCCTTCGGCCGACAAAGCTGCCAGCAATTCGCGCACGGCTACGTGGCCGCCGTGCCGGATGCGCACGCCGCCAAAATCCATTCGCACGCCTTCGGCCGACGGCGGCTCGGCAGTGATTTCTTCCACAAAATCTTCCCACGGATTGTCGGCGCTCCGGGCCATGACGGAATTCTGCTCGGCCACCGTTGAGAACAGTTTCAGGATGGGTTTCTCAAAGAAAAACTGCTGCCCAAAGTGCTGCTCCAGTTCCCGGTAAAAAGCCGCCGCCGCCGGCAGCAGTTCCGCGGCTTTCCAGACCAGCGAAAACCGTTGGCCCGTAACAGGATTCATCAAGCCCGCCGCCACATTGGAGGCCGAGTCGGGACGTTGCGCATCGAACACGAGCACCGACCGGCCACGCCGCCGCAACTCATACGCCAGCGTAGCGCCGGCAATGCCGTGGCCCAGTATAAAGTAGTCGTAGCTCGTCATTGGGGCAAAGTAAGAGGAAAACCAGCACCAAGCCCTACGCCGCGCGCCTGTGCGTTCACGTCAAGACTCGTAACTTACCTCCCAATTCCGTTCGGCCTGCGCCGGTTCCCTTTTATCGCTTCTTATGACCGTTTCTGGTTTTACGTTCAACGCTTTTTCCGAAAACACTTACCTGCTGCACGATACCACCAGGCAGTGCGTCGTCGTCGACCCTGGTTGCTACGACAAAGACGAGCAGCAGGCGCTCAAGCAGTTTATCGAAACCGAAGGCCTGCAAGTGGTTTTGCTGCTCAACACGCACTGCCACATCGACCACGTATTCGGCAATAAATTTATCCTCGATACCTATAAGGTGCCCTTCCTGATTCACGAAGCCGACCTTAGCACGCTGCGCGCGGTACCGGCTTACGCGCCCAGCTACGGTTTCCCCAACTACCAGCCCGCCGAGCCCACTGGTTTCCTGACGCCGGGCGAGCCGGTCCGCTTTGGCGAAACGGAGTTGGAAGTGCGCTTTACGCCCGGCCATGCTCCTGGCCACGTAATTTTGTATCACATTGATAGCAAGACAGTTATAGGGGGAGACGTGCTATTCCAAAACAGCATCGGCCGTACCGACTTGCCCGGTGGCAACCACGCAACACTTTTGGAAAGCATCCGGACGCAGCTGCTCACACTTCCCGACGAGGTGACAGTGTATCCCGGCCACGGGCCGGCTACGACCATTGGCGCCGAACGCCGCTCCAATCCTTTTCTGCGCTAGTTCTGTTCCCGCGTTTCTCCCCATGAAAAATCACGTACCTAACGCGGTAACCTGCCTGAATTTGTTTTCGGGCTGCTTGGCCGTGTGCAACATCTTCGCTGGCAACCTAGAATTGGCCGCCTACCTCGTGGCGCTGGCCGCCGCCTTCGATTTTGCCGACGGGCTGCTGGCCCGCGCGTTGCGCGCCTCCTCCCCCATCGGCAAAGACCTCGACTCCTTGGCCGATATGGTTTCGTTTGGGGTAGTGCCGGGCGCGTTTTTGTTTCATCTGTTGACCCTGAGCGCGGCAGAATTGCCGTTTTGGCTGCCCTACGCAGGTTTTATCGTCACGGTGTTTTCGGCGTTGCGCTTGGCCAAGTTCAACAACGACACGCGCCAGACGAACTCATTTATCGGGTTGCCGACGCCAGCCTGCACGCTGGTTGTGGCTTCGCTGCCGGTTATTCTGGCCCACGACACCTACGGCCTCTCGCACATTGTGCTCAACCCTTGGGGGCTGCTTGCCCTGACGCTGCTCTTGTCGGGCTTGCTGGTGGCGGAGTTGCCGCTTTTTGCGCTTAAATTCAAGAACTTAAGTTGGCAGGACAATTCGCTTCGGTTTGTGTTTTTATTGCTTGCGCTGGGGCTGTTGGTGGTGCTGCAAGCGGCGGCGGTTCCGGTGATTATTCTGCTTTACGTAGTGCTGTCGATGCTGCGCCCTTCTTATGGATGAGTTTCGATTCGGCATTCACAATATTTAGCGGATTTACTAGTTAAGTAACACGGCCGGTGAACCGCCCATTCGTCAGCAGTGTTGAGCCCGCACTTTCCGCCCCTGCCCCAACGTATTGACTGATACCTTTATGCGTTTTTTTTACCTGCTTCTGTTGCTCTGTGCGCCCGTGCTGGGCGCCCTGCAGTCGGCGCAGGCGCAATCGGTGGCGCATGGCGAAATAACGTGGCAGGGCTACAGCGAAATAGTGGGCAGCAATGGGGAGTCGCTCCGCGTACCGTCGTTTTCAGGCGCCGGCTTTCAGCCCGGACAGTTGGTAGGCCTGTACTCGTTGCGGCTGGAAGGTGCCGTTTTGCAAGGCCAATTGCAAAATACTGTCTATCAGGCCTTTACATCTGAAGATGGCAAGCTACTGGCAGCCAGCACTTTACCCGCCGATCTGGGGCTTCGCCTTACTACGGTTACGGAAATGAAACTGCCAGTGAGCTACCTCACGTTGCTGCCGGTACGCCGCAATGCACAGTCGGGGCAGCTGGAAAAGCTGGTTTCCTTCGATTACGTCTATTCTACGGCCACCTCCAGTAACACGGCCCGCCGCGACGTACAGCGCAACTACACCAATAATTCGGTGCTCAGCCAAGGCACTTGGTATAAAATCGGGGTGCCAGAAAGCGGAATTTATAAGCTCGATAAAAATGCGTTGCGCAGCCTTGGGCTCGACGTCAATACCCTTGACCCGCGGCGGCTGCGCATTTATGGCAATGCCGTCGGGATGCTGCCCCAAGCCAACAGCGCCCGCCGCCCCGATGACTTAGCAGAAAACGACATTTTCGTTTCGGGCAACAACAACGCGACCTTCGACGACGACGAATACGTGCTGTTTTACGCGCGCGGCCCGCACACTTGGGAGCGCGAACCCAATGCCACACGCTTTCGCCACATCCAAAATATCTACACCGACACGGCCTATTATTTCGTGACGGTGGGCAGCACGGCGTCCACGCACCGGGTCGGTACGGCGCCGGCGTCCAGTGGCGCGGCTACGGGGCGCATCACCACCTTCACCGACCGTCAGTTTTACGAGCACGACCTAGTTAATCTGCTGAAATCGGGGCGGCAATGGCTGGGGGAAAACCTGAGCCCCAAGCAAAACCCCAGCGCGTCCAAAGAGGTTGCGTTCGCAATGCCGGATGTAGCGGCGGGTACCCCGGTGCAGGTTACATCATCGGTAGCGGCTTCGGCAGTCAACAGCACTTCTTTCCGCCTGTTTCTCAATGGCTCACAACTAATTGGCAGTCAAATAGTTGCACAAAAGAGCGGCGGACAATATCCTGAGCGGGCCAATACAAGCATCACGACGTTTTCGGCGCCGGTGGCTTCTTCCGGCACCGATCTGCGCGTAAAAGTGACCTTCGACGGCGCTTCTGATGCCGAAGGCTGGCTGGACTATCTGGAGGTGAATGCGCTGCGGCCCTTGCGCCTGAGCGGCAGCCAAGTCGAGTTTCGCTCTTTCGAAAACGTGCGCGCCAATACCGTCAGTCAGTTTGTGCTCGACAACGCAACGGGAGCCACCGTGTGGGAAGTGACCAATCCGCGCCGGCCGGTGGCGTATGCGCTCACGGGCGGCAGCTTCAACGCCGTTACGGATTCGGTGCGCGAGTTCGTAGCCTTTACGCCCGGCAGCATTACCAAAATCCCACGGGGCTTTGGGCGGGTCGCCAATCAAAATTTGCACGCGATCAACACCGACGGCAAGCTGGATTTGGTAATTGTGACGTATCCGCCGTTTCAGGCCGAAGCCGAACGCCTAGCCGCCCACCGCCGCACCCACGACAAACTCAATGCGCAGGTGGTCACGACCACGCAGGTGTACAACGAGTTCAGCTCCGGCAGCCAAGACGTGACGGCCATCCGCGACCTGATGAAAATGGTCTACGACCGCGCTCCGGCTGGCAAACGCAACTTCCTGCTGCTGTTCGGCGACGCGTCGTTTGATTATAAATCCGACCCGACCAACGACGCTACCAAGTTTCCGGACTGGTGGCGCACTGAGCGCGTTCCGTTTCCTAGCTCCCCCGAACCAGACAAGATCAACCAGAATTTCGTGCCGGTGTACGAGTCGCGTGAGTCGTTCAAAATCGTTTTCTCATCGCAGATAACGTATTCATCTGACGACTATTACGGTTTACTTGACAACGACGAAGGCGAGTGGGCCGAAGGCGATTTTGTGAAAGCCGAAGCCCTGGACATTGGTGTGGGCCGCTTGCCCGTCAATACGCCTAGCGGCCAACCGCGCTCCACTACGCAGGCGACCTTGGTGGTTGATAAGATGATTGGGTACGACAGCCCCAACGCGTACGGCAAGTGGCGCAACCGCCTCACCTTCATCGCCGACGACGGTGATAACAACCTGCACGTTTCCTCGTCGACGGAACAATTCACCGAGCCTTTGGCGATTAGCCAGCCTGCGTACAACATTCATAAGGTTTATCTCGACCTGTATCCGCAGGTTTCGTCGTCGGCGGGGCAGCGCTCGCCCGACTGCAACCGCGCCATCGACGAAGCCATTGAGCAAGGCTCGCTGATGACGATTTACAACGGTCATGGTGGTCCCATCGCTTGGGCTGATGAACAGATTTTTTCCAAAGCCTCGATTGAACGGCTGCAAAACCAGCAAAAGCTAACTTTCTTATTTACAGCCACTTGCGATTTTAGCGTTTACGATAGTCCGGAGCTTACTTCCGCCGGCGAATCAGCCCTAACCCTGACGCAGGGCGGTGCGGTAGCCTTGCTGACGACGACACGTTTGGTAGTCTCGAATAATAACGAGTTGCTGAGCCGCCGCTTTTACGACGCGGCATTCACGCCTATCAACGGGAAAATGCCGCGCCTTGGCGATGTGGTAGCCATTGCGAAGAATGGCAGCATCGTGGGGGTAGGCAACCGTAACTTTTCTCTGCTCGGCGACCCGACTACGCGCCTAGCTTACCCCGAGCAAACGGCTGCTGTTCTGACACTTAACGGCAAACCGCTCGCGGCCACGCAAAACGATACGCTGAAGGCTTTGTCGCGGATAAAGCTCACCGGCGAGATTCGCAACGGGGCAACGACCAATGCCGGGTTTTCGGGTGTAACGCAACTCACTGTGTATGAGAAGCCTTCTACCGTCACCACGCTGGGCAACGAGCCTTCGACGTTGCCTAATAATGGCCGCATCCCGATTCAGGTACAGGAAAATATTATTTACGACGGCCAAGCCACTGTGCGCAACGGACGGTTTCAGGTAGAGTTTGTCGTACCCAAAGACCTCAACTATAGTGTGGGGTTGGGCAAAATCAGCCTTTACGCTTCCGATCCTACCAGCCGCATGGATGCGCATGGTGCTTCGGCGGTGCCGGTTGGCAGCGCCAGCACTTCGACCTTGCGTGATACAATCCCGCCGGTCATTCGCCTGTTTATGAACGACGATGAATCGTTCGTCTTTGGCGGCCTAACGAGCACTAGTACGACTATGCTGGGAATTCTGGCCGATTCCAGCGGCATTAACACAGCCGGCTCGGGCATTGGGCACGAGATCACGGCTACGCTCGACAACGACGCCTCGAAGCTCATCGTCCTCAATGATTTTTATACGGCCGACGTCGACAAGTTTCAGCGGGGCCGCGTGCGGTATCTGTTCAAAGACCTCACCACGGGTCCGCATTTGCTTCGCCTCAAAGCGTGGGATACCTTCAACAATTCAGCCGAGAAGGAAATTGAGTTTATTGCGGCCCGCACCGAAAAACTGGCGTTGCAGCATGTGCTCAACTATCCCAACCCGTTTTCCCGAAATACGACCTTTCATTTTGACCACAACCGCGACGGCGAAGAGCTCGACGTCCAAGTGCAGATTTTTACCGTATCTGGCAAACTTGTCCGCACGTTGAGCACAACGGTTATGTCCAGCACCTCGCATCTGGCGGCCCTCTCTTGGGATGGCCGCGATGAATTTAGCGATCAACTGGCCCGCGGCGTGTATGTGTACCGAGTAAGCGTACGTTCTCCGCGCGACGGCTCTACGGCTTCGAAATACGAAAAACTGGTCATCTTAAACTAAGCCCATTCAACCTAACGGCATTTTCGCCTACCTTCCCGAACTACCTTCTTCTCAACTATGATTTTATCGAAGCTGCCCTTGCGTTTTGCGCTTCTGTCTGGCCTACTGGGGATTTCTGTGGCAACTCATGCGCAGCAGCGCATCAATGCCATCACCACCGCCGTTCCTATTCTCACGCTCAGTCCAGATTCGCGTTCCGGGGCATTAGGCGAAGCCGGCGTAGCTATTTCGCCGGATGCCAATTCGGCGTTTTATAACGCAGGCAAATTGGGCTTTGTACCCTATAAGTACAGCGTTTCGCCTTCGTATTCTCCGTGGCTTCGCGCCGTAACCGACGATATGGGTTTGGCCTTTTTGTCAGGCTACGCTAAGCTTGGACAACGCTCGGCCGTTTCGGCGTCGCTGATGTATTTCGACTTGGGTAACATTTCCTTCCGCAACTCGTCGAATCAGCCTTTAGGTGATTTTAACCCAAAGGAATATGCCTTCACCGTATCGTACGGTCAAAAGCTGAGCGAATATTTCGGTATTGGTGCATCAGCTCGCTACATCCGATCCAACCTCACTGGTGGCTTGGCCGGCATCGACAGCAAGCCCGGCAATGCCGCAGCAGTAGATTTGGGCGCCTACTACAACCGCGATCTGTCCATTGGGGCCGGCAACTACAACTTAGGGCTTGGCGCTTCAGTTAGCAACATAGGCAATAAGATTACCTACACAGACCCAACGCAAGCGGACTTTCTGCCAACAACCTTAAAGGTAGGGGCAGCCATCACCCGTGAGCTTGATCCATATAATAAGATCACCTTGACGGCCGACGCCAGTAAACTACTGGTGCCGACACCTTATTATATAGATGGCGACACTACCGGTCTAGGCAAAAAAATCCAGACCGAGAATCTAAAGCGTCGTCAGAAAGGTGTAGTTGCAGCAGCACTCGGCTCGTTTTCAGATGCGCCAGGTGGCTTCAGCGAGGAGATGAAAGAAATCAATCTTTCGGTCGGCGCGGAGTATTCTTACAACGATCTGATTATGGCTCGTGTCGGCTATTTCTACGAAAATCCCATGAAAGGTGCCCGCCAATACCTCAGTTTCGGCTTAGGTGTTCGTTATCAGGTATTTGGCGTAGACGGTGCTTACCTATTGCCTAACAACAAGGACAACACTCAAAACCCATTGGGACAAACCATTCGCGTGTCTTTGCACTTTAACTTCAACAAGCTCGAAGAAGCATTTGGTCCTGGTAGTGATACCACCCCGTCAACTAACTAGTTTTTATGCTCGACCGACAAGTCGCTCCTCCCGTTCAGCCGCTGGCCAGCGTTACGCTGCCCGCGGCTGACGTGTTTTCACTTCCTAACGGAGCCCGTTTGCACGTTCTTCGCAACGATGCTCAGCCTGTTATCCGTTTGCAATTGGTGTTTAATGCAGGCAAATGGTATGAGCCTGCTGCTGGTGTGTCCCTCCTGACAGCCCGTATGCTACTCGAAGGAACCAGCACCCGCACAGCCCGTCAAATTGCTGATGAAGTCGCTTTCTACGGGGCCTCTTTAGAATGCGAACAAGGTTTTGATCGGGCTACCCTGACCCTGTATTGCCTTTCACGCCATTTGGAGAAACTGCTACCTCTCGTAGTTGACGTTGTAACTGAAGCAACTTTTCCAGAAAACGAGCTCGAACAACTTAAAATGCGCACCATTCAAAACGTGCGTATCGAGCGACAGAAAACTAGCTATTTAGCTGCGGAGCGGTTTTCCCAAAACCTCTACGGTGCTACTTTCCCCTACGGCCTCATCTTTGATGAAAATGCATTTCAGACAGTGCAGGCAAGCGAGGTAAAGAAATTTTACGCAACTAATTATAAATTAGGTAGTTGTGAGATTTTCTTATGTGGCGATGTATCTAATCAACACCAAGATCTCATACTGAAGATGCTTGGGGACGGCCCAAAAAGTTTAATAGCTATAGAAGAAAACGTAGTTAAAGCCACCAGTGGACCATTACTAGATTATGTTACCGTAGACGATAGCTTACAGTCATCGTTGCGAATGGGAAGGCTGTGGCCATCCCCTACCCATTCTGACACTCACCAACTGCAAGTATTAGTTAAGGTATTAGGAGGGTACTTTGGCTCACGTCTTATGAAGAATATTCGCGAGGATAAAGGGTTTACTTATGGTATATATGCCAGTATAGGGCCGCGTGAACATGCCACTAGCTTTGTTATAGGAGCCGATGTGAACGCGGCTAGCACCTCTTCTGCAATTCAGGAAGTGTACCATGAATTACGTCGACTTCAAGAAGATCTAATTCCTTCCGATGAGCTTCAAACGGTAAAGAATTACATGGCCGGCAAGTTTGCTAATGAACTCAGTACAGTTTTCGAGCAATGCGACAAGTACAAAAGCATAGTGTTTCTAAATCTTCCCTCAACCTATTACACTGACTTTTTGGATCAAATTAGATCTGTTAACGCTCACACTTTACAACAATTAGCGCAGCATTATTTAACTCCTGATACTATGATAGAAGTCATTGCAGGACCTGCCCGTTAGTTTAAGAACCCATATTTATCGACAAAAAGCCGGCTTGATCATATAGATCAAGCCGGCTTTTTTCTTTGCTATGAGAATATAGTAGGCATCAAACTACGTTATCACTAATAGACCTGTTGTATTGCATAGAATAAGTATGTATTAGATATTTATCGATCTAGGCCGCTTGCGCGAGAAGGGGGGTAAACGCGGGGCGGCCCCCGCCCCGCATCCCTGGCCCCCGAAGCGGGGCAGGGACGCGGGGGCGGGGGCCGCGGGCAAAACAACAAGGTTGGCGGCGACCGACTCTCCCGCCGGTGAAGGCAGTACCATGGGCGCTCCGGGGCTTAACGGCTCTGTTCGGAATGGGAAGAGGTGAACCCCCGGGCTAAAGCCACCATTGCTGGCGGGGGTGCGGGTTCAGGGCACCCCAAAAAACGTTGACGCAGGCAACGGGTAAGAAGAACAGGGGCCCCAAGCGGGGTGCCCGAAGCGTTCGGGTCATTAGTACGGCTCGGCTGCGGCATTTCTGCCGGTAGACCTGCCGCCTATCAACGTGGTCATCTCCCACGACCCTTCAATTGGGACATCTCATCTTGAGGTGAGTTTCGCA
This window encodes:
- a CDS encoding NAD(P)/FAD-dependent oxidoreductase, yielding MTSYDYFILGHGIAGATLAYELRRRGRSVLVFDAQRPDSASNVAAGLMNPVTGQRFSLVWKAAELLPAAAAFYRELEQHFGQQFFFEKPILKLFSTVAEQNSVMARSADNPWEDFVEEITAEPPSAEGVRMDFGGVRIRHGGHVAVRELLAALSAEGQQQGWLRAETFDWEQLVVDATEVTYAGEVRASHFICCEGATAARNPYFNWLPIRPNPGEVLDVQCNGLTETMVLNKGAYVVPLGNGSFRVGATYRWPPFKEGITEEARAELVQRLRQITDLPFVVTDQRAGVRPAVQDRKPLLGMHPAMPNVSIFNGLGSKGIMVAPLLAAHFANVLENTEKELWPEVNILRYSALYIAARSSVGISL
- a CDS encoding MBL fold metallo-hydrolase, which gives rise to MTVSGFTFNAFSENTYLLHDTTRQCVVVDPGCYDKDEQQALKQFIETEGLQVVLLLNTHCHIDHVFGNKFILDTYKVPFLIHEADLSTLRAVPAYAPSYGFPNYQPAEPTGFLTPGEPVRFGETELEVRFTPGHAPGHVILYHIDSKTVIGGDVLFQNSIGRTDLPGGNHATLLESIRTQLLTLPDEVTVYPGHGPATTIGAERRSNPFLR
- a CDS encoding CDP-alcohol phosphatidyltransferase family protein; translation: MKNHVPNAVTCLNLFSGCLAVCNIFAGNLELAAYLVALAAAFDFADGLLARALRASSPIGKDLDSLADMVSFGVVPGAFLFHLLTLSAAELPFWLPYAGFIVTVFSALRLAKFNNDTRQTNSFIGLPTPACTLVVASLPVILAHDTYGLSHIVLNPWGLLALTLLLSGLLVAELPLFALKFKNLSWQDNSLRFVFLLLALGLLVVLQAAAVPVIILLYVVLSMLRPSYG
- the porU gene encoding type IX secretion system sortase PorU — translated: MRFFYLLLLLCAPVLGALQSAQAQSVAHGEITWQGYSEIVGSNGESLRVPSFSGAGFQPGQLVGLYSLRLEGAVLQGQLQNTVYQAFTSEDGKLLAASTLPADLGLRLTTVTEMKLPVSYLTLLPVRRNAQSGQLEKLVSFDYVYSTATSSNTARRDVQRNYTNNSVLSQGTWYKIGVPESGIYKLDKNALRSLGLDVNTLDPRRLRIYGNAVGMLPQANSARRPDDLAENDIFVSGNNNATFDDDEYVLFYARGPHTWEREPNATRFRHIQNIYTDTAYYFVTVGSTASTHRVGTAPASSGAATGRITTFTDRQFYEHDLVNLLKSGRQWLGENLSPKQNPSASKEVAFAMPDVAAGTPVQVTSSVAASAVNSTSFRLFLNGSQLIGSQIVAQKSGGQYPERANTSITTFSAPVASSGTDLRVKVTFDGASDAEGWLDYLEVNALRPLRLSGSQVEFRSFENVRANTVSQFVLDNATGATVWEVTNPRRPVAYALTGGSFNAVTDSVREFVAFTPGSITKIPRGFGRVANQNLHAINTDGKLDLVIVTYPPFQAEAERLAAHRRTHDKLNAQVVTTTQVYNEFSSGSQDVTAIRDLMKMVYDRAPAGKRNFLLLFGDASFDYKSDPTNDATKFPDWWRTERVPFPSSPEPDKINQNFVPVYESRESFKIVFSSQITYSSDDYYGLLDNDEGEWAEGDFVKAEALDIGVGRLPVNTPSGQPRSTTQATLVVDKMIGYDSPNAYGKWRNRLTFIADDGDNNLHVSSSTEQFTEPLAISQPAYNIHKVYLDLYPQVSSSAGQRSPDCNRAIDEAIEQGSLMTIYNGHGGPIAWADEQIFSKASIERLQNQQKLTFLFTATCDFSVYDSPELTSAGESALTLTQGGAVALLTTTRLVVSNNNELLSRRFYDAAFTPINGKMPRLGDVVAIAKNGSIVGVGNRNFSLLGDPTTRLAYPEQTAAVLTLNGKPLAATQNDTLKALSRIKLTGEIRNGATTNAGFSGVTQLTVYEKPSTVTTLGNEPSTLPNNGRIPIQVQENIIYDGQATVRNGRFQVEFVVPKDLNYSVGLGKISLYASDPTSRMDAHGASAVPVGSASTSTLRDTIPPVIRLFMNDDESFVFGGLTSTSTTMLGILADSSGINTAGSGIGHEITATLDNDASKLIVLNDFYTADVDKFQRGRVRYLFKDLTTGPHLLRLKAWDTFNNSAEKEIEFIAARTEKLALQHVLNYPNPFSRNTTFHFDHNRDGEELDVQVQIFTVSGKLVRTLSTTVMSSTSHLAALSWDGRDEFSDQLARGVYVYRVSVRSPRDGSTASKYEKLVILN
- the porV gene encoding type IX secretion system outer membrane channel protein PorV; its protein translation is MILSKLPLRFALLSGLLGISVATHAQQRINAITTAVPILTLSPDSRSGALGEAGVAISPDANSAFYNAGKLGFVPYKYSVSPSYSPWLRAVTDDMGLAFLSGYAKLGQRSAVSASLMYFDLGNISFRNSSNQPLGDFNPKEYAFTVSYGQKLSEYFGIGASARYIRSNLTGGLAGIDSKPGNAAAVDLGAYYNRDLSIGAGNYNLGLGASVSNIGNKITYTDPTQADFLPTTLKVGAAITRELDPYNKITLTADASKLLVPTPYYIDGDTTGLGKKIQTENLKRRQKGVVAAALGSFSDAPGGFSEEMKEINLSVGAEYSYNDLIMARVGYFYENPMKGARQYLSFGLGVRYQVFGVDGAYLLPNNKDNTQNPLGQTIRVSLHFNFNKLEEAFGPGSDTTPSTN
- a CDS encoding M16 family metallopeptidase, translating into MLDRQVAPPVQPLASVTLPAADVFSLPNGARLHVLRNDAQPVIRLQLVFNAGKWYEPAAGVSLLTARMLLEGTSTRTARQIADEVAFYGASLECEQGFDRATLTLYCLSRHLEKLLPLVVDVVTEATFPENELEQLKMRTIQNVRIERQKTSYLAAERFSQNLYGATFPYGLIFDENAFQTVQASEVKKFYATNYKLGSCEIFLCGDVSNQHQDLILKMLGDGPKSLIAIEENVVKATSGPLLDYVTVDDSLQSSLRMGRLWPSPTHSDTHQLQVLVKVLGGYFGSRLMKNIREDKGFTYGIYASIGPREHATSFVIGADVNAASTSSAIQEVYHELRRLQEDLIPSDELQTVKNYMAGKFANELSTVFEQCDKYKSIVFLNLPSTYYTDFLDQIRSVNAHTLQQLAQHYLTPDTMIEVIAGPAR